The Neisseria yangbaofengii genome contains a region encoding:
- a CDS encoding histidine phosphatase family protein, whose product MALEVYLVRHGKTVFNKVGRLQGWSDSPLLPEGKEVARALGRALQGKVDFDAAFCSVSPRAADTAKIILEAKGQADLPLGVIEEVREYCFGGFEGDLVQNVHGLIAQHRGFPSIETWLEAYRAGTHHMLAETVSELDPLGLAENEAQFMGRLEKGLDILRQKSPIDGDVLLVSHGMAITGILKLIDPQSTSYRSVENATVSRLWFENGGWKIESIGEILSE is encoded by the coding sequence ATGGCTTTAGAAGTATATTTGGTGCGTCACGGCAAAACCGTTTTCAACAAAGTCGGTCGCCTGCAAGGCTGGAGCGATTCGCCCTTGCTGCCGGAAGGTAAAGAAGTTGCTCGCGCATTAGGACGGGCATTACAAGGCAAGGTCGATTTTGATGCCGCGTTTTGCAGCGTCAGCCCACGCGCCGCAGATACCGCGAAAATCATTTTAGAAGCCAAAGGTCAAGCTGATTTGCCTTTAGGCGTGATTGAGGAAGTGCGCGAATATTGTTTCGGCGGCTTTGAAGGTGATTTGGTACAAAATGTGCATGGTCTGATTGCGCAGCATCGCGGCTTTCCATCGATAGAAACATGGCTCGAAGCCTACCGAGCCGGCACCCATCACATGTTGGCCGAAACCGTTAGCGAATTAGACCCTTTAGGTTTGGCTGAAAATGAAGCCCAATTTATGGGTCGTCTGGAAAAAGGCTTGGATATTTTGCGCCAAAAATCACCAATCGATGGCGACGTCTTGCTGGTGTCGCATGGTATGGCGATTACTGGAATATTAAAATTGATTGATCCGCAGTCAACTTCATATAGAAGTGTCGAAAATGCAACAGTTTCACGGCTTTGGTTTGAGAATGGTGGATGGAAAATTGAATCGATTGGAGAGATTTTATCTGAATAA
- a CDS encoding YadA family autotransporter adhesin, producing MKHTEQMTTKTLVAALLAAGMFPSVAHAADIDYVKVNDNGELNRSTEAAARYSVAIGIQTTAEGLSSVAIGSDTAANGGSAVALGALSDAQGIAATALGQGTQATANAATAVGRQAAASGNGSTAVGSVSAASASAATAFGSGSMASANNATALGQGAQASGSNSVAAGQKAAASEVAATAIGSGAVASGKYATATGAAATASGVASVASGLQSKAEGGSSVAIGRGAVAAEDYSVALGTASKTEAAVGTTEATVNGITYSGFAGTAPAATVSVGAADFERTITNVAAGRIEATSTDAINGSQLYLMTNNLQNKVNAANSKVAAGANIVVTPETSPTDGSTTYTVSTKPDLVVGSVTAGNTVLNNEGVTINNGAAGSPVTLTQSGLNNGGNVITNVAAGTNPTDAVNVRQLNSAKTEVVAGDNITINKTTGANGQDVYKISANTAAWDNRINNRINDMEKDLRAGIAGATAMAFLQRPNEAGKSLVSAAVGGFRDQQALAIGYARNSDNNKWFIKAGVGVNTQKDVNWGGSVGYQW from the coding sequence ATGAAACACACAGAGCAAATGACGACCAAAACATTAGTTGCTGCATTGTTGGCAGCAGGTATGTTTCCATCAGTGGCACATGCTGCCGATATTGATTACGTCAAAGTAAATGATAATGGTGAGTTGAACCGTTCGACTGAAGCAGCGGCTCGCTATTCTGTTGCAATAGGTATTCAAACGACTGCCGAAGGTTTGAGCTCAGTGGCGATCGGTTCGGATACTGCGGCCAATGGCGGATCTGCGGTTGCGTTGGGCGCATTGTCTGATGCCCAAGGTATTGCCGCTACTGCCTTAGGTCAGGGCACTCAAGCCACTGCAAATGCAGCTACTGCGGTAGGCCGCCAAGCTGCGGCCAGCGGTAACGGCAGCACGGCAGTTGGCTCTGTTTCAGCCGCCAGCGCTTCAGCCGCAACAGCATTTGGTTCTGGTTCAATGGCTTCTGCAAATAATGCTACTGCCTTGGGTCAAGGTGCTCAAGCCAGCGGCAGCAACTCCGTTGCAGCGGGTCAAAAAGCGGCTGCTTCTGAAGTAGCGGCTACTGCGATTGGTTCGGGGGCAGTTGCAAGCGGTAAATATGCGACGGCAACAGGCGCAGCAGCGACTGCTTCTGGTGTAGCCAGTGTTGCTTCAGGCTTGCAGTCAAAAGCTGAAGGTGGCTCATCGGTTGCCATTGGTCGCGGTGCCGTAGCTGCTGAGGATTATTCTGTCGCTTTGGGCACTGCTTCTAAAACTGAGGCCGCGGTAGGCACAACTGAAGCTACTGTAAACGGCATAACCTACAGCGGCTTTGCCGGCACTGCTCCTGCGGCAACTGTTAGCGTAGGTGCCGCAGATTTCGAGCGCACGATCACTAATGTTGCTGCAGGCCGTATTGAAGCCACTTCTACTGATGCTATCAATGGTTCGCAATTATATTTGATGACCAATAATTTACAGAATAAAGTAAATGCAGCTAATAGCAAAGTTGCTGCAGGTGCCAATATTGTAGTAACTCCGGAAACTTCTCCTACCGATGGCAGCACTACTTATACCGTATCGACCAAACCCGATTTGGTAGTTGGCAGTGTAACCGCAGGTAATACCGTTTTGAATAATGAAGGCGTAACCATCAACAATGGTGCCGCGGGTTCTCCTGTTACTTTGACCCAAAGCGGTTTGAATAATGGCGGGAACGTAATCACTAATGTTGCTGCAGGTACCAATCCTACTGATGCGGTAAATGTGCGCCAATTGAACTCAGCCAAAACCGAAGTTGTTGCCGGTGATAATATCACTATTAATAAGACTACCGGTGCAAACGGTCAAGATGTTTATAAGATTTCGGCCAATACCGCTGCTTGGGACAACCGTATCAACAATCGCATCAACGATATGGAAAAAGATTTGCGTGCCGGGATCGCGGGTGCGACTGCGATGGCATTTTTGCAACGACCTAACGAAGCCGGTAAAAGCTTGGTTTCTGCGGCAGTGGGCGGTTTCCGTGACCAACAAGCGTTGGCCATCGGTTATGCACGTAATTCTGATAACAACAAATGGTTTATCAAAGCCGGCGTCGGCGTGAACACCCAGAAAGATGTGAACTGGGGCGGCAGCGTAGGCTATCAATGGTAA
- a CDS encoding outer membrane protein assembly factor BamE — MKLSAIALPVIAALALAACGNLSNVTKEGTTDNPVWPDPAKTTFRHNGTQDGSWPNWDNVRQIEAGMNKDQIYNLIGRPHHQEGLYGVREWDYLFNYRENGEHKTCQYKVLFDKDKNAQSFFWNPEGCGLKEKEPVREVIIREVVQTPARIRQ, encoded by the coding sequence ATGAAATTATCAGCAATTGCATTACCTGTAATCGCCGCATTGGCTTTGGCTGCCTGCGGTAACTTGAGCAATGTGACCAAAGAAGGGACTACCGATAATCCGGTATGGCCTGATCCGGCTAAAACCACTTTCCGTCATAACGGTACTCAAGACGGCTCTTGGCCGAATTGGGACAATGTGCGCCAAATCGAAGCGGGCATGAACAAAGATCAAATCTACAACCTGATTGGCCGTCCGCATCACCAAGAAGGCTTGTATGGCGTGCGAGAGTGGGATTACTTGTTTAACTACCGTGAAAACGGCGAACACAAAACCTGCCAATACAAAGTTTTGTTTGATAAAGACAAAAATGCACAATCATTCTTCTGGAACCCTGAAGGTTGTGGTCTTAAAGAAAAAGAACCTGTTCGGGAAGTGATTATCCGCGAAGTGGTGCAAACACCTGCCCGTATCCGTCAATAA
- a CDS encoding transposase: MFPYRHTQSIKAIQHQLQKKTNRHPKANRGLRKNFLKLLHRYIRRNRPVVYLDESGFRTSCYRPYAYAPKSRRCYALHDWQGHHQTNAVGALFHGKLFAVGLFDCSIDRRIFDAWVERILIPELPRNSVVVMDNATFYKGSALTLLKEKGHTVLWLPPYRPDLNRIEKKWAWIRGVRNRLRITDVDWLFWMCIDK, translated from the coding sequence CTGTTCCCATACCGCCATACACAAAGCATTAAAGCGATACAACATCAGCTGCAAAAAAAGACCAACCGCCACCCGAAAGCCAACAGAGGGCTCAGAAAAAACTTCCTGAAGTTACTGCACCGCTACATCCGCCGTAACCGTCCGGTTGTTTATTTAGACGAGAGCGGATTCAGAACATCCTGTTACCGGCCTTACGCTTATGCGCCAAAAAGCCGGCGCTGTTATGCGCTCCATGATTGGCAGGGACATCATCAGACCAATGCCGTCGGAGCGTTATTTCACGGCAAACTGTTTGCCGTCGGTTTGTTTGATTGCAGTATTGACCGCCGAATATTTGACGCTTGGGTGGAGCGGATTTTGATTCCGGAGCTGCCGCGAAACAGTGTGGTGGTAATGGATAATGCGACGTTTTATAAGGGGAGTGCTTTAACGCTTCTGAAGGAGAAAGGCCATACTGTGTTATGGCTTCCGCCCTATCGCCCTGATCTGAATCGGATAGAGAAAAAGTGGGCTTGGATTAGAGGTGTTAGGAATCGGCTGCGAATTACGGATGTGGATTGGCTGTTTTGGATGTGTATCGATAAATAA
- a CDS encoding IS630 transposase-related protein, protein MAYSEDFKQLVLKKLRQGWTIRRAAKEFGIAISTITLWKRPPAPQTPPKQRKTRKISAQALLEDVERYPDAYCYERAQRFGCSHTAIHKALKRYNISCKKRPTATRKPTEGSEKTS, encoded by the coding sequence ATGGCCTATTCAGAAGACTTCAAACAACTCGTACTCAAAAAACTCCGTCAAGGATGGACGATTCGCAGAGCCGCAAAAGAATTCGGCATCGCCATCTCCACCATCACGCTTTGGAAACGCCCTCCGGCTCCTCAAACCCCTCCGAAGCAACGGAAAACCCGCAAAATCAGCGCCCAAGCACTGCTCGAAGATGTTGAGCGTTATCCCGATGCCTATTGCTATGAAAGAGCGCAACGCTTTGGCTGTTCCCATACCGCCATACACAAAGCATTAAAGCGATACAACATCAGCTGCAAAAAAAGACCAACCGCCACCCGAAAGCCAACAGAGGGCTCAGAAAAAACTTCCTGA
- the apbC gene encoding iron-sulfur cluster carrier protein ApbC yields MNIQEIQTALQTVTIPHTQRTIGSENAVKSINHDSDGLHITLQFGYPVLHIGNELADHIQEAIIGFTGDTGIHLSIDTVVGTHKVQPGVATIKGVKNIIAVGSGKGGVGKSTTTANLATAMARMGARVGVLDADLYGPSQPTMLGVSAGKPDTKNEKLVPITTESGIQVMSIGFLMDTDQAVIWRGPLLSQALQQLLFQSEWDDVDYLFIDLPPGTGDIQLTLSQKIPVTGAVVVTTPQDIALIDARKAVDMFKKVNIPIFGVLENMSVHICSNCGHSEAIFGTEGGKDLAGRLNVPLLGQLPLSLPVREAMDNGQAAALLENHGEVEKIYTDAAFQLALSIADKGKDFSSRFPKIVVE; encoded by the coding sequence ATGAATATCCAAGAAATTCAGACTGCCCTGCAAACAGTGACCATTCCGCACACACAACGCACGATCGGCAGCGAAAATGCCGTCAAAAGCATCAACCATGATTCAGACGGCCTGCACATTACCCTACAATTCGGCTATCCCGTTTTGCACATCGGCAATGAATTGGCCGACCACATTCAAGAAGCCATCATCGGCTTCACCGGCGACACCGGCATTCACTTGAGCATCGACACCGTAGTCGGCACACACAAAGTGCAACCGGGTGTTGCCACCATCAAAGGCGTAAAAAACATCATCGCCGTAGGCTCCGGCAAAGGCGGCGTGGGCAAATCCACCACCACCGCCAACTTGGCCACCGCCATGGCACGAATGGGGGCGCGTGTCGGCGTATTGGATGCCGACTTATACGGCCCAAGCCAACCGACCATGCTGGGAGTATCTGCCGGCAAACCGGATACCAAAAACGAAAAACTGGTGCCGATTACCACCGAAAGCGGCATTCAAGTAATGTCGATCGGTTTTCTGATGGATACCGACCAAGCCGTGATTTGGCGCGGCCCATTGTTGAGCCAGGCCCTGCAGCAATTATTGTTCCAAAGCGAATGGGACGATGTGGATTACCTGTTTATCGACTTGCCGCCGGGCACCGGCGACATTCAATTAACCCTGTCGCAAAAAATTCCGGTAACCGGCGCTGTGGTCGTGACCACACCGCAAGACATCGCCCTGATTGACGCGCGCAAAGCAGTGGATATGTTCAAAAAAGTCAACATTCCGATTTTTGGCGTCTTAGAAAACATGTCGGTACACATTTGCTCTAACTGCGGCCACAGCGAAGCCATTTTCGGCACTGAAGGCGGCAAAGACTTGGCAGGCCGTCTGAATGTGCCGTTGCTCGGCCAGCTGCCGCTCAGCTTGCCGGTACGCGAAGCAATGGACAACGGCCAAGCCGCCGCGTTATTGGAAAACCACGGCGAAGTGGAAAAAATCTACACCGACGCTGCGTTCCAACTGGCTTTGTCTATTGCAGATAAAGGCAAAGACTTCAGCAGCCGCTTCCCGAAAATTGTTGTGGAATAA
- a CDS encoding DUF1328 domain-containing protein — translation MLHYAIVFFVISIIAAVLGFGGIAGSAAGIAKILFVGFLVLAVLSLVFGRKR, via the coding sequence ATGTTACATTATGCAATCGTATTTTTCGTGATTTCCATTATTGCTGCAGTATTGGGTTTCGGCGGTATTGCCGGTAGTGCTGCAGGCATTGCGAAAATCTTATTTGTCGGCTTCTTGGTTTTGGCGGTATTGTCGCTGGTTTTCGGCCGCAAACGCTAA
- the hpf gene encoding ribosome hibernation-promoting factor, HPF/YfiA family yields MNLKITGLNFDVTEAIKNHVSEKLERINRHAANVISVAITLSVEKVNQKAEADLHLAGKDLHVEAVEQDMYAAIDVLMDKLDRAVLKHKEKSNDARAPRPADVVGNEQE; encoded by the coding sequence ATGAACCTGAAAATTACCGGTCTGAATTTTGATGTTACCGAAGCGATTAAAAACCATGTGTCTGAAAAATTGGAACGCATCAACCGCCATGCCGCCAATGTGATTTCCGTGGCCATTACCCTCTCGGTTGAAAAAGTGAATCAAAAAGCCGAAGCCGATTTGCACTTAGCCGGTAAAGATTTGCACGTTGAAGCAGTAGAACAAGACATGTACGCCGCGATTGATGTATTGATGGATAAATTGGATCGTGCGGTGTTGAAGCATAAAGAAAAAAGCAACGATGCCCGCGCACCGCGCCCTGCCGACGTAGTTGGCAACGAACAAGAATAA
- the rpoN gene encoding RNA polymerase factor sigma-54, with protein sequence MNPNFGLKLKQTQQLNQRLQQALRVLQMSNQDIEREVEDWLQENPLLERSEYDEFNDAEFNSSLSAALPHSNQIGGEDAEDAWLNVTEEEDFNAYLHAQVCEHPLSKTEAAHVHILIDFLDEQGYFTDSLSEVVDHTPLDWMLNEDDLQNALDILQTFDPPGVAAADITESLLLQLMRLPASPERQLAGHLIQSSFDELGKNRRQNIQRFQKMYPEATPQTIQTALDLIASLNPYPAYGFASAEPTAYIQPDVWVKETADGWKVSGNEAAWPKIQINREYIELLQDIDDASPEWKEKLHEARQKIDSLELRKSTVIRLAEYIVERQEDFFIFGEIGLVPMLLRDAAAELELAESTISRAANQKYLACPRGLFALRYFFTQAVSTDSDNEGMSQGAIKAMLKQLIDSENMQKPHSDETLVQLLKQQGIEIARRTVAKYRESLDIPPAHKRKLIG encoded by the coding sequence ATGAATCCCAATTTCGGCTTAAAACTCAAGCAAACCCAGCAGCTCAACCAAAGGCTGCAACAAGCCTTGCGCGTGTTACAGATGTCCAATCAAGATATTGAGCGCGAAGTAGAAGACTGGCTGCAGGAAAACCCCTTGCTCGAACGCTCCGAATACGATGAATTTAACGATGCCGAGTTCAACAGCAGCCTTTCTGCCGCCCTACCGCACAGCAATCAAATCGGCGGCGAGGATGCCGAAGATGCTTGGCTCAATGTTACCGAAGAAGAAGATTTCAACGCCTATCTGCATGCGCAAGTGTGCGAACACCCGCTTTCCAAAACCGAAGCCGCCCACGTCCACATTCTGATTGATTTTCTCGACGAACAAGGCTATTTCACCGACAGCCTGTCGGAAGTCGTCGACCATACGCCGCTGGACTGGATGCTGAATGAAGACGATTTACAAAACGCGCTCGACATCCTGCAAACCTTCGATCCGCCCGGCGTCGCCGCCGCAGACATTACCGAATCCCTTCTGCTGCAACTCATGCGTCTGCCCGCTTCGCCCGAACGCCAATTGGCCGGCCATCTGATACAAAGCTCGTTTGACGAACTGGGCAAAAACCGCCGGCAAAACATTCAGCGTTTCCAAAAAATGTATCCCGAAGCCACGCCACAAACCATTCAGACGGCCTTGGATTTGATTGCATCACTCAACCCTTATCCGGCTTATGGTTTTGCTTCCGCCGAGCCGACCGCCTACATCCAGCCCGACGTGTGGGTTAAAGAAACGGCTGATGGCTGGAAAGTCAGCGGCAACGAAGCGGCTTGGCCAAAAATTCAAATCAACCGCGAATACATCGAGCTGCTGCAAGACATCGACGACGCCTCGCCCGAATGGAAAGAAAAACTGCACGAAGCGCGCCAAAAAATCGACAGCTTGGAATTGCGCAAAAGCACGGTTATCCGCTTGGCAGAATACATCGTTGAGCGGCAAGAAGATTTTTTCATCTTCGGCGAAATCGGCTTGGTGCCCATGCTGCTCAGAGATGCCGCCGCCGAATTAGAGCTGGCAGAATCCACCATTTCAAGAGCCGCCAACCAAAAATATTTAGCTTGCCCACGCGGTTTATTTGCGTTACGCTATTTTTTCACACAGGCAGTCAGTACCGACAGCGACAACGAAGGCATGAGCCAAGGCGCAATCAAAGCGATGCTCAAACAATTGATTGACAGCGAAAACATGCAAAAGCCGCATTCCGATGAAACCTTGGTGCAGCTCTTAAAACAACAAGGCATTGAAATCGCCCGCCGCACCGTTGCCAAATACAGGGAGTCGCTCGATATTCCGCCTGCGCACAAGCGCAAGCTTATCGGCTGA
- the lptB gene encoding LPS export ABC transporter ATP-binding protein produces MTAPASRLVAQGLQKSFKKRQVVKDFSLEIESGEVVGLLGPNGAGKTTSFYMIVGLIAADGGSVTLDGQELRHLPIHERARLGVGYLPQEASIFRKMTVEQNIRAILEISLKDKSGIDGEIDKLLADLNIERLRHNPAPSLSGGERRRVEIARVLAMKPRFILLDEPFAGVDPLAIIDIQKIIEFLKSRGIGVLITDHNVRETLSICDRAYIISEGTVLASGKPDDLVNNEKVRAVYLGENFKY; encoded by the coding sequence ATGACTGCACCAGCCAGCCGCCTTGTCGCCCAAGGCCTGCAAAAAAGTTTCAAAAAACGCCAAGTCGTGAAAGATTTCTCGCTCGAAATCGAAAGCGGCGAAGTGGTCGGCCTGCTCGGCCCCAACGGCGCGGGCAAAACCACCAGCTTCTACATGATTGTCGGCCTGATTGCCGCCGATGGCGGCAGCGTCACACTCGACGGCCAAGAATTGCGCCACCTGCCGATTCACGAACGCGCGCGTTTAGGCGTGGGCTATCTGCCGCAAGAAGCATCGATTTTCCGCAAAATGACGGTCGAGCAAAACATCCGCGCTATTTTGGAAATCAGCCTGAAAGACAAAAGCGGCATCGACGGCGAAATCGACAAACTGTTGGCCGATTTGAACATCGAACGCCTGCGCCACAACCCCGCCCCGTCTTTATCGGGCGGCGAACGCCGTCGCGTGGAAATCGCCCGCGTATTGGCAATGAAACCGCGTTTTATTCTGCTGGACGAACCCTTCGCCGGTGTCGACCCCTTAGCGATCATCGACATTCAAAAAATCATCGAATTTCTCAAATCACGCGGCATCGGCGTATTGATTACCGACCACAACGTGCGCGAAACCTTGAGCATCTGCGACCGCGCCTACATCATCAGCGAGGGTACGGTATTGGCTTCGGGCAAACCGGACGACTTGGTCAACAATGAAAAAGTGCGTGCGGTTTACTTGGGCGAAAACTTTAAATACTGA
- the lptA gene encoding lipopolysaccharide transport periplasmic protein LptA: MMPKIFKAAALSALVISAPAFALESDSRQPIQIEADQGSLDQANQTTTFSGNVIIKQGTLNINAANVTVSRNDKGNQLMKANGSPVRFSQQLDGDKGTVNGQGSQVEYASATGLVTLTGNAKVQRGGDVAQGAVITYNMRTEVYTIHGGSKQAGVKSPAKSGRVSVVIQPTSTKQ; encoded by the coding sequence ATGATGCCAAAAATCTTTAAAGCTGCCGCATTGTCCGCCCTGGTGATCAGTGCGCCTGCTTTCGCGCTGGAAAGCGACAGCCGCCAACCGATTCAAATCGAAGCCGACCAAGGCTCGCTCGACCAAGCCAACCAAACCACCACCTTCAGCGGCAACGTCATCATCAAACAAGGCACGCTGAACATCAATGCCGCCAACGTCACCGTTTCGCGGAACGACAAAGGCAACCAACTGATGAAAGCCAACGGCTCGCCCGTGCGCTTCAGCCAGCAGCTTGACGGCGACAAAGGCACGGTCAACGGCCAAGGGAGCCAAGTCGAATACGCTTCGGCCACCGGCTTGGTGACACTCACCGGCAATGCCAAAGTGCAGCGCGGCGGCGATGTCGCCCAAGGTGCGGTGATTACCTACAATATGCGCACCGAAGTCTATACCATTCACGGCGGCTCGAAACAGGCAGGCGTAAAATCGCCGGCCAAATCCGGTCGTGTAAGCGTGGTGATTCAACCGACTTCGACCAAACAATAA
- the lptC gene encoding LPS export ABC transporter periplasmic protein LptC translates to MKIKWQYSLAFPLILAVALGGLSAWLGRISEIQTEEVQLNPDEPQYWMGGMEGKRFDGQGNLQEHFTATEAFQLPNSKDVHFRSPKLDVHQQGKLAYQVEGKEGLYNTDTRVAVFQKEVLLTKPADAAHPAGTVKTEFIHVDTQARFAQTEHPVEFTYGQSHGSSVGMTYDHTKGLLNFPSKVKATIYDAKNL, encoded by the coding sequence ATGAAAATAAAATGGCAATACAGTCTCGCCTTTCCTTTGATTCTGGCCGTCGCGCTCGGCGGCCTGTCGGCTTGGCTCGGACGCATCAGCGAGATTCAGACGGAAGAAGTGCAGCTTAATCCCGATGAACCGCAATATTGGATGGGCGGCATGGAAGGCAAGCGTTTTGACGGGCAAGGCAACCTGCAAGAGCATTTCACCGCTACGGAAGCATTCCAATTGCCCAACAGCAAAGACGTGCATTTTCGCTCGCCCAAGTTGGATGTGCATCAACAAGGCAAGCTCGCTTATCAAGTGGAAGGCAAAGAAGGCCTGTATAACACCGATACGCGCGTTGCCGTGTTCCAAAAAGAAGTATTGCTGACCAAACCGGCTGATGCCGCCCACCCTGCCGGCACGGTCAAAACCGAATTTATTCATGTCGACACTCAGGCCCGGTTTGCCCAAACCGAGCATCCGGTTGAATTTACCTACGGTCAATCCCACGGTTCTTCGGTCGGCATGACTTACGACCACACCAAAGGTTTACTCAATTTTCCATCAAAAGTGAAAGCCACGATTTATGATGCCAAAAATCTTTAA
- a CDS encoding KdsC family phosphatase has translation MQSLSPELQQRAAAIKLLILDVDGVLTDGHIYIRDTGEEIKSFHTLDGHGIKMLAERGVRTAIITGRDAPSVGIRVRQLGIAYYFKGIRDKRAAYARLREQAGVAEHECAFVGDDVVDLPVMVRCGLPVAVPEAHWFTREHAAYITQRPAGKGAVREVCDLIMQAQGTLQPALDEYVK, from the coding sequence ATGCAGAGCTTATCCCCCGAATTGCAACAGCGCGCCGCCGCTATCAAATTGTTGATTTTAGATGTGGACGGCGTATTGACCGACGGTCATATCTACATCCGCGACACCGGCGAAGAAATCAAATCTTTCCACACGCTCGATGGCCACGGCATCAAAATGCTGGCAGAGCGCGGCGTCCGGACGGCCATTATTACCGGCCGGGATGCACCGTCGGTCGGGATTCGCGTTCGGCAATTGGGCATTGCCTATTACTTCAAAGGCATCCGCGATAAGCGTGCAGCCTATGCCCGATTGCGCGAACAAGCAGGCGTGGCGGAACACGAATGCGCATTTGTCGGCGACGATGTGGTCGATTTGCCGGTAATGGTGCGTTGCGGTTTACCGGTGGCCGTACCCGAAGCGCATTGGTTTACGCGCGAACACGCAGCCTACATCACGCAACGCCCCGCCGGCAAAGGCGCGGTGCGCGAAGTGTGCGATTTGATTATGCAGGCGCAAGGCACGTTGCAACCTGCTTTGGACGAGTATGTCAAATGA
- a CDS encoding KpsF/GutQ family sugar-phosphate isomerase → MTTIESYLLWARDVLHIEAEALHEIAGELDEHFVQAAETLLHCQGRVVIMGMGKSGHIARKMAATMASTGTPAFFVHPAEAAHGDLGMIVDGDVVMAVSNSGESDEIAAIIPALKRKNVTLICITARPTSTMARHADIHIMASVSKEACPLGLAPTSSTTAVMALGDALAIVLLKARAFTTDDFALSHPAGSLGKRLLLRVADIMHGGDELPAVVCGTLLKDAIVRMSEKGLGMLAVTDDEGRLKGVFTDGDLRRLFQQRDDFKGLTVNDIMHAEPKTIAADKLATEALKHMQANHVNGLLVTDSDGLLIGALNMHDLLMARIV, encoded by the coding sequence ATGACAACTATCGAATCTTACTTACTTTGGGCGCGCGATGTGTTGCATATCGAAGCGGAAGCCTTGCATGAAATTGCCGGCGAATTGGACGAACATTTTGTTCAGGCTGCTGAAACCTTGCTGCATTGCCAAGGCCGTGTGGTGATTATGGGTATGGGCAAATCGGGACACATCGCCCGCAAAATGGCCGCTACGATGGCCTCCACCGGCACACCGGCTTTTTTCGTGCATCCGGCGGAAGCGGCGCACGGCGATTTGGGCATGATTGTCGACGGCGATGTGGTGATGGCGGTGTCGAATTCGGGCGAAAGCGATGAAATTGCGGCGATTATTCCGGCCTTGAAACGCAAAAACGTCACCTTAATCTGCATCACCGCCCGCCCGACTTCAACTATGGCGCGTCATGCCGATATCCACATCATGGCTTCGGTATCGAAAGAAGCCTGCCCGCTCGGCTTGGCACCGACTTCCAGCACTACCGCCGTGATGGCGCTGGGCGATGCACTGGCGATTGTATTGCTGAAAGCGCGAGCGTTCACCACCGATGATTTTGCGCTCAGCCATCCGGCCGGAAGCTTGGGCAAACGTCTGCTGCTGCGCGTAGCCGACATCATGCACGGCGGTGACGAACTGCCCGCGGTGGTGTGCGGCACCTTGCTCAAAGACGCGATTGTGCGCATGAGTGAAAAAGGCTTGGGCATGTTGGCCGTGACCGATGATGAAGGCCGTCTGAAAGGTGTATTCACCGATGGCGATTTACGCCGTCTGTTCCAACAACGCGATGATTTCAAAGGCTTGACCGTCAACGACATCATGCACGCCGAACCGAAAACCATCGCCGCCGACAAGCTCGCCACCGAAGCCTTGAAGCATATGCAAGCCAATCATGTGAACGGCCTGTTGGTGACCGATTCGGACGGCCTGTTAATCGGTGCGCTCAATATGCATGATTTGCTGATGGCGCGTATTGTGTAA